In Syntrophorhabdus sp., a genomic segment contains:
- the ribB gene encoding 3,4-dihydroxy-2-butanone-4-phosphate synthase: MDRTLLARFGDPVERVENALSSLRAGRGVLVTDDEDRENEGDLIFAAETLTEAQMAMLIRECSGIVCLCLTPEKVRSLSLPMMVERNSSRFQTAFTVSIEAARGVTTGVSAADRVATVKAAVADEAKPEDLSRPGHIFPLRARPGGVLERQGHTEATVDLARMAGLKACGVLCELTNPDGTMARLPDIVTFAETHSMPVVTVADLVEYRRARELMASQGAGTYR; the protein is encoded by the coding sequence ATGGATCGAACACTGTTAGCACGTTTTGGGGACCCCGTCGAGCGTGTGGAAAACGCCCTCTCTTCCCTGAGGGCGGGACGGGGGGTGCTCGTCACCGACGACGAGGACCGGGAGAACGAAGGCGACCTGATCTTCGCCGCCGAGACGCTCACCGAGGCCCAGATGGCCATGTTGATCCGGGAGTGCAGCGGCATCGTCTGCCTGTGCCTGACCCCGGAGAAGGTGCGTTCCCTCAGCCTCCCCATGATGGTCGAGCGCAACTCCAGCCGGTTCCAGACGGCTTTCACCGTGTCCATAGAGGCCGCCCGGGGTGTAACGACGGGTGTGTCCGCAGCCGATCGGGTTGCAACGGTGAAAGCAGCCGTCGCCGACGAGGCGAAGCCGGAGGACTTAAGCCGCCCGGGACACATCTTCCCCTTGAGGGCCCGACCCGGGGGCGTCCTGGAGAGGCAGGGGCACACGGAAGCGACGGTCGACCTCGCGAGGATGGCGGGGCTTAAAGCCTGCGGTGTGCTCTGCGAGCTTACGAACCCCGACGGGACCATGGCCCGCCTGCCGGACATCGTGACGTTTGCCGAGACACACTCCATGCCCGTCGTCACCGTCGCGGACCTCGTTGAGTACCGCCGCGCGAGAGAACTGATGGCGAGCCAGGGGGCAGGCACATATCGATAA